One Falsarthrobacter nasiphocae DNA segment encodes these proteins:
- the smpB gene encoding SsrA-binding protein SmpB → MARETGRQLIASNKKAFHNYHVMDTFEAGLSLMGTEVKSLREGKASLADGFATFYNGELYIENIYIPEYLNGSWTNHSARRRRKLLLHREELAKMERKTQEAGLTIVPLSLYFLNGRAKLEIAIAKGKKDWDKRQTLREKQDNREALRAMRARNRGDAA, encoded by the coding sequence GTGGCACGCGAGACCGGACGTCAGCTCATCGCGAGCAACAAGAAGGCGTTTCACAACTATCACGTCATGGACACCTTCGAGGCCGGCCTGTCCCTCATGGGCACCGAGGTGAAGTCCCTCCGCGAGGGCAAGGCCTCCCTGGCCGATGGCTTCGCCACGTTCTACAACGGCGAGCTGTACATCGAGAACATCTACATCCCCGAGTACCTCAACGGGTCCTGGACCAACCACTCAGCGCGCCGCCGCCGCAAGCTCCTGCTTCACCGCGAGGAGCTCGCCAAGATGGAGCGCAAGACGCAGGAGGCCGGCCTGACCATCGTCCCGCTGTCCCTGTACTTCCTCAACGGGCGGGCCAAGCTTGAGATCGCCATCGCCAAGGGCAAGAAGGACTGGGACAAGCGGCAGACCCTGCGGGAGAAGCAGGACAACCGAGAGGCCCTCCGCGCCATGCGCGCCCGCAACCGGGGTGACGCGGCGTGA
- the prfB gene encoding peptide chain release factor 2, which yields MAATDFPAEIRALRATLESIEAVTDVPALKRTIAELSEEASAPDLWDDTDKAQAVTSKLSHAQSSLERVTSLAERIDDLEVLVELGEDEEDPESMAEAEKELVKIRKALDSLEVVTLLSGEYDERDAVITIRAGAGGVDAADFAEMLLRMYTRLAERRGWDVKVLDTSYAEEAGLKSATFEVKAPYAFGTLSVEAGTHRLVRISPFDNQGRRQTSFAAVEVIPLIETTDTIEIPESELKIDVFRSSGPGGQSVNTTDSAVRMTHIPTGIVVSMQNEKSQIQNRAAALRVMQSRLLLLKKEQENKEKKELAGDVKASWGDQMRSYVLHPYQMVKDLRTGHEVGTTAAVFDGNIDDFIDAGIKWRAEQRQA from the coding sequence ATGGCTGCCACCGACTTCCCCGCTGAAATCCGCGCCCTGCGCGCCACCCTCGAGTCCATCGAGGCGGTGACGGACGTGCCCGCGCTCAAGCGGACCATTGCCGAGCTGTCCGAGGAGGCGTCCGCGCCGGACCTGTGGGATGACACGGACAAGGCGCAGGCCGTCACGTCCAAGCTGTCCCACGCCCAGTCCTCGCTGGAGCGAGTGACGAGCCTGGCCGAGCGGATCGACGACCTCGAGGTCCTCGTGGAGCTCGGCGAGGACGAGGAAGACCCCGAGTCCATGGCCGAGGCGGAGAAGGAGCTCGTCAAGATCCGCAAGGCGCTGGACTCGCTCGAGGTCGTGACGCTGCTGAGCGGCGAGTACGACGAGCGCGACGCCGTCATCACCATCCGCGCGGGCGCGGGAGGCGTGGACGCGGCGGACTTCGCCGAGATGCTCCTGCGCATGTACACGCGTCTCGCGGAGCGCCGGGGATGGGACGTCAAGGTCCTTGACACGTCCTACGCGGAAGAGGCCGGCCTCAAGTCGGCGACGTTCGAGGTCAAGGCGCCGTACGCGTTCGGCACCCTGTCCGTCGAGGCGGGCACGCACCGGCTCGTGCGCATCTCGCCGTTTGACAACCAGGGGCGCCGCCAGACGAGCTTCGCCGCCGTCGAGGTCATCCCGCTCATCGAGACCACCGACACCATCGAGATCCCGGAGTCGGAACTGAAGATCGACGTCTTCCGCTCCTCCGGCCCCGGCGGGCAGTCCGTCAACACGACCGACTCGGCCGTGCGCATGACCCACATCCCCACGGGGATCGTCGTGTCCATGCAGAACGAGAAGTCCCAGATCCAGAACCGGGCCGCCGCGCTGCGCGTCATGCAGTCCCGCCTGCTCCTGCTGAAGAAGGAGCAGGAGAACAAGGAGAAGAAGGAGCTCGCCGGCGACGTCAAGGCGAGCTGGGGCGACCAGATGCGCTCCTACGTGCTCCACCCGTACCAGATGGTCAAGGACCTGCGGACGGGCCACGAGGTCGGCACGACGGCGGCCGTGTTCGACGGCAACATCGACGACTTCATCGACGCGGGCATCAAGTGGCGCGCGGAGCAGCGTCAGGCGTAG
- a CDS encoding nitronate monooxygenase has product MSTATRFPLPSVPIICAPMAGGPSTPELIAAVGAAGGLGIIPGGYLSPEGLAEKIAATRSLGASIIAVNLFVPGGSPAAPGVVGRYRETLAADAERAGVTLPQDPHFDDDHFPGKFDVLLRERVDAVTFTFGVPHDDALARLSAAGIATAATLSSAADLDAVLERPVDAVVVQGAEAGGHRSTFAVGEEPTDESTLELLRAAAGHPGLRGRPVIAAGGVTGPEFVRAALDAGASAVQAGTAFLLSAEAGTREAHRTALTEAGARGTRATRAFSGRPARSLVNTFLEAHDDDAPAAYPEVHHLTSPLRAAAASRGDAEALSLWAGAGTADLVASLRNAGLGERPGAAEVIEALRP; this is encoded by the coding sequence ATGAGCACCGCCACCCGGTTCCCCCTCCCCTCCGTACCCATCATCTGCGCGCCCATGGCGGGCGGGCCCTCCACCCCGGAGCTCATCGCGGCGGTCGGTGCCGCGGGCGGGCTCGGGATCATCCCCGGCGGCTACCTCTCCCCCGAGGGCCTCGCCGAGAAGATCGCGGCGACCCGCAGCCTGGGCGCCTCGATCATCGCGGTCAACCTCTTCGTCCCGGGCGGGAGCCCCGCGGCCCCCGGCGTCGTCGGCCGCTACAGGGAGACCCTGGCGGCGGACGCGGAGCGGGCCGGCGTCACGCTCCCCCAGGACCCCCACTTCGACGACGACCACTTCCCCGGCAAATTCGACGTCCTCCTCCGCGAGCGCGTGGACGCGGTCACCTTCACCTTCGGTGTGCCGCACGACGACGCGCTGGCGCGCCTGTCCGCCGCCGGAATCGCGACGGCCGCGACTTTGTCGAGCGCCGCCGACCTCGACGCCGTGCTGGAGCGCCCCGTCGACGCCGTCGTGGTCCAGGGCGCCGAGGCGGGCGGGCACCGGTCCACGTTCGCGGTGGGCGAGGAGCCAACGGACGAGTCCACGCTCGAGCTGCTCCGGGCGGCTGCCGGGCATCCGGGGCTTCGAGGGCGGCCCGTCATTGCGGCCGGCGGGGTGACGGGCCCGGAGTTCGTGCGGGCGGCCCTCGACGCGGGTGCGAGCGCCGTCCAGGCCGGCACGGCCTTCCTCCTGTCCGCCGAGGCCGGAACGCGAGAGGCGCACCGCACCGCCCTGACGGAGGCGGGCGCCCGGGGCACGCGCGCCACCCGGGCCTTCAGCGGGCGGCCCGCGCGCTCCCTCGTCAACACCTTCCTCGAGGCTCATGACGACGACGCGCCTGCAGCGTACCCCGAGGTCCATCACCTGACATCGCCGCTGCGCGCGGCGGCCGCCTCGCGCGGGGACGCCGAGGCGCTCAGCCTGTGGGCCGGGGCCGGGACGGCGGATCTTGTGGCGAGCCTGCGAAACGCGGGGCTGGGCGAGAGGCCGGGGGCAGCCGAGGTCATCGAGGCCCTGCGGCCCTGA
- a CDS encoding polysaccharide biosynthesis protein, producing the protein MNLAKRAPLLYLIGAAVQGLAAVFVQPFSIALFGGPRSHGWETTAFAVSMMQIGLVVLSAGLPLAITRAWLEPDGGPAKARAINGFNGLFALAVAAVACAIGAAAGLEPSILAAIWSMGALAVVLAAQAQLRAETKPLHFVALAGGSSLVAHAAGLVSIVITGPSAAHYMVGFAIASTATALAAVALTRPSLPTREMGAVRIAVVAGLPLLPHSLAMILLSQGDVMLLKALAPPGESGVYLAASVFALGPIAVLAGLNNAWSPAIMKSVHEGQDAFEATVRGTLDRASLLAAGMAVAGSVLSWLGVLIIAGGSPDVTRVAAVLPLVGIGYAVYLVMMSVLFARLATRSFAWLTASVVVVAGLLAVWPSSHGDLVLVAYVKVLAFALLGAGYALMARGRARFSLARPALFLAAAVVVSLAVLGVLHVMGT; encoded by the coding sequence ATGAATCTCGCCAAGCGCGCGCCCCTGCTGTACCTCATCGGCGCGGCCGTCCAGGGGCTCGCGGCGGTGTTCGTGCAGCCGTTCTCGATCGCGCTCTTCGGGGGCCCGCGCTCGCACGGGTGGGAGACCACGGCCTTCGCCGTGTCGATGATGCAGATCGGCCTCGTCGTCCTCTCCGCGGGGCTTCCCCTCGCCATCACCCGGGCCTGGCTCGAGCCCGACGGCGGTCCCGCCAAGGCGCGGGCGATCAACGGCTTCAACGGCCTCTTCGCCTTGGCCGTGGCGGCTGTCGCATGCGCGATCGGCGCGGCGGCCGGGCTGGAGCCGTCCATCCTGGCGGCGATCTGGTCCATGGGCGCCCTCGCCGTCGTCCTCGCCGCCCAGGCGCAGCTGCGCGCCGAGACGAAGCCGCTGCACTTCGTCGCCCTCGCCGGGGGCTCCTCGCTCGTGGCGCACGCGGCCGGGCTGGTCTCGATTGTCATCACCGGCCCGAGCGCCGCCCACTACATGGTCGGTTTCGCCATCGCCTCGACCGCGACCGCGCTCGCCGCCGTGGCCCTGACCCGGCCAAGCCTGCCGACGCGAGAGATGGGGGCCGTGCGGATCGCGGTCGTCGCCGGGCTGCCGCTGCTGCCGCACTCGCTCGCGATGATCCTGCTCAGCCAGGGCGACGTCATGCTTCTCAAGGCCCTCGCGCCCCCCGGCGAGAGCGGCGTGTACCTGGCGGCCAGCGTCTTCGCCCTCGGCCCCATCGCCGTCCTCGCCGGCCTCAACAACGCGTGGAGCCCGGCCATCATGAAGTCCGTGCACGAGGGCCAGGACGCCTTCGAGGCCACCGTCCGGGGCACCCTCGACCGCGCGAGCCTCCTCGCCGCCGGCATGGCCGTGGCGGGCTCGGTCCTCTCCTGGCTCGGCGTCCTCATCATCGCCGGGGGCAGCCCCGACGTGACGCGCGTGGCTGCTGTCCTGCCCCTCGTGGGCATCGGATACGCCGTGTACCTCGTCATGATGTCGGTCCTCTTCGCCCGGCTGGCCACCCGGAGCTTCGCGTGGCTGACCGCAAGCGTCGTCGTCGTCGCCGGCCTCCTGGCCGTGTGGCCCTCGAGCCACGGGGACCTCGTGCTCGTGGCGTACGTCAAGGTGCTGGCGTTCGCGCTCCTGGGCGCGGGCTACGCCCTCATGGCCCGCGGCCGGGCCCGGTTCTCCCTCGCCCGCCCGGCCCTGTTCCTCGCGGCCGCCGTCGTCGTCTCCCTGGCAGTCCTCGGGGTGCTGCACGTCATGGGCACCTGA
- the pseI gene encoding pseudaminic acid synthase → MSDSLYSVGHTQIGEGAEPFIIAEVSGNHNGDLQRALDIIDMVADSGAQAVKFQTYTADTITIDSDKPAFKISDDHPLWGGQNLYKLYTEAHTPWDWHAPMFERARSKGLIPFSSPFDFTAVDLLEDLDVDLYKIASLEIGDLPLLRRVAQTGKPVILSNGAASITDIDRAVQTIRAEGNDQVVVLACTSSYPASPAESNLRTIPVMRDAFNVQVGLSDHTMGIGAAIAAVALGATVIEKHVTLSRADGGVDSDFSLEPHELKALVDESKVAWQALGSANLQVTSGEGESQRLRRSLWVTKDVKAGEKVTAENVRSIRPAGGLTPGYTDTVMGRVFTKDAEAGTPLTWDIV, encoded by the coding sequence GTGAGTGATTCGCTGTATTCCGTCGGCCACACCCAGATCGGCGAAGGCGCCGAGCCGTTCATCATCGCCGAAGTCTCTGGCAACCACAACGGAGACCTCCAGCGTGCGCTCGACATCATCGACATGGTGGCGGACTCCGGCGCCCAGGCCGTGAAGTTCCAGACCTACACCGCGGACACCATCACGATCGACTCGGACAAGCCCGCGTTCAAGATCTCCGACGACCACCCCCTCTGGGGCGGGCAGAACCTGTACAAGCTCTACACCGAGGCGCACACGCCGTGGGATTGGCACGCGCCCATGTTCGAGCGCGCGCGCTCCAAGGGGCTCATCCCCTTCTCCAGCCCGTTCGACTTCACGGCCGTCGACCTCCTCGAGGACCTCGACGTGGACCTGTACAAGATCGCGTCCCTCGAGATCGGGGACCTGCCGCTGCTGCGCCGCGTGGCCCAGACCGGCAAGCCCGTCATCCTCTCCAACGGCGCCGCGTCCATCACGGACATCGACCGCGCCGTCCAGACGATCCGCGCCGAGGGCAACGACCAGGTCGTCGTCCTCGCCTGCACCTCGTCCTACCCGGCGTCTCCGGCCGAGTCCAACCTCCGCACGATCCCCGTCATGCGAGACGCGTTCAACGTGCAGGTCGGCCTCTCGGATCACACGATGGGCATCGGCGCCGCCATCGCCGCCGTCGCCCTCGGCGCCACGGTCATCGAGAAGCACGTGACGCTCTCGCGCGCAGACGGCGGCGTGGACTCGGACTTCTCCCTCGAGCCGCACGAGCTCAAGGCCCTCGTGGACGAGTCCAAGGTGGCGTGGCAGGCCCTCGGCTCCGCGAACCTCCAGGTCACGAGCGGCGAGGGCGAGTCCCAGCGGCTCCGGCGCTCCCTCTGGGTGACGAAGGACGTCAAGGCGGGCGAGAAAGTCACGGCGGAGAACGTGCGCTCGATCCGCCCCGCTGGCGGCCTCACCCCGGGCTACACGGACACCGTCATGGGCCGCGTCTTCACGAAGGACGCCGAGGCCGGCACGCCGCTCACCTGGGACATCGTCTAA
- a CDS encoding bifunctional UDP-2,4-diacetamido-2,4,6-trideoxy-beta-L-altropyranose hydrolase/GNAT family N-acetyltransferase — MHIVFRCDSTKHQGLGHVFRAVSVADAAVAAGHTVEFLARIESEVGRRLLSDHSFEVTVPESTEAAWVAEWAAERRADVLHVDTYESQGPLRAELDDRGILLSSLEDGPWGRRPADVVVDPSAGAENAYRPWDGSARLLRGLTAIPLRSEILADLEAAEVRRAEFERTGGPLRVLIVMGGTDARNMTSVVAGWWADAGVESTTTLVSAREDLDVPGMTVVKPGPGIARSFAEMDLVLSGAGTTMWELAALGVPQGVVQLVDNQADNYSFAASSRMAAGLGSVAGLGDDEFDAVDLPPAERAAAVETLRRLGTDAQARREMAQTGRALVDGRGGQRIVELWAEAVQARAGDVSARRATIDDASVLFDWRNDPSVRAVSREKGELKWDSHVAWLKGTLARADRELWIVRRGGEPVGTLRFDELVPGEWEVSITVAPTSRGRGLAGVFLAETERAFARSRSGEVRLVAEMLEENAASRRLFESNGYSGGLKDEGAEERWFRLTKTLQA; from the coding sequence ATGCACATCGTCTTCCGATGCGATTCCACGAAGCACCAGGGGCTCGGGCATGTGTTCCGGGCCGTCTCGGTGGCGGACGCGGCTGTTGCCGCCGGTCACACAGTCGAGTTCCTCGCCCGGATTGAGTCCGAGGTGGGGCGGCGCCTGCTGAGCGACCACTCCTTCGAGGTCACCGTGCCGGAGTCCACCGAGGCCGCCTGGGTGGCGGAGTGGGCCGCCGAGCGCCGCGCGGACGTCCTCCACGTGGACACGTACGAGAGCCAGGGGCCCTTGCGAGCCGAGCTCGACGACCGCGGCATTCTCCTCTCGAGCCTGGAGGACGGGCCGTGGGGGCGGCGCCCCGCGGATGTCGTCGTCGACCCTTCCGCCGGCGCGGAGAACGCGTACCGCCCGTGGGACGGATCCGCGCGACTCCTGCGTGGCCTCACCGCCATCCCGCTCCGCAGCGAGATTCTCGCGGACCTCGAGGCGGCGGAGGTGCGCCGCGCCGAGTTTGAGCGGACGGGCGGGCCGCTCCGCGTCCTCATCGTCATGGGCGGCACGGACGCGCGCAACATGACCAGTGTCGTCGCGGGATGGTGGGCGGACGCCGGGGTTGAGTCGACGACGACGCTCGTCTCCGCCCGCGAAGACCTCGACGTGCCCGGGATGACGGTGGTCAAGCCAGGCCCTGGCATTGCGCGCTCGTTCGCGGAGATGGACCTCGTCCTCTCAGGCGCGGGGACCACGATGTGGGAGCTCGCCGCGCTGGGCGTGCCCCAGGGTGTGGTGCAGCTCGTGGACAACCAGGCGGACAACTACAGCTTCGCGGCGTCGAGCCGCATGGCGGCCGGCCTCGGGTCGGTCGCGGGCCTGGGCGACGACGAGTTCGACGCCGTTGACCTGCCTCCGGCCGAGCGGGCCGCCGCCGTGGAGACCCTGCGCCGCCTGGGGACGGACGCGCAGGCGCGCCGGGAGATGGCGCAGACCGGGCGCGCGCTTGTGGACGGGCGCGGCGGGCAGCGGATCGTGGAGCTGTGGGCGGAGGCTGTCCAGGCGCGGGCCGGGGACGTCTCGGCGCGCCGTGCCACCATCGACGACGCCTCGGTCCTCTTCGACTGGCGCAACGACCCATCCGTGCGGGCCGTGAGCCGCGAGAAGGGCGAGCTCAAGTGGGACTCGCACGTGGCGTGGCTCAAGGGGACGCTTGCGCGAGCGGACCGCGAGCTGTGGATTGTGCGGCGCGGCGGCGAGCCCGTGGGCACGCTGCGGTTTGACGAGCTGGTCCCGGGGGAGTGGGAGGTGTCCATCACCGTGGCGCCGACCTCCCGCGGGCGCGGGCTCGCGGGCGTGTTCCTCGCGGAGACCGAGAGGGCGTTTGCGCGGTCCCGGTCGGGCGAGGTGCGGCTCGTGGCCGAGATGCTCGAGGAGAACGCGGCGTCCCGCCGACTGTTCGAGAGCAACGGGTACTCGGGCGGTCTCAAGGACGAGGGCGCGGAGGAGCGCTGGTTCCGCCTGACGAAGACCCTCCAGGCCTAG
- a CDS encoding glycosyltransferase family protein has product MSLPAPNTQQIKRLNIADAPRVVAVIQARVGSTRLRAKVLRDLGGMPVLEWVLRAARAAHGINEVVIATSDSPDDDTIEAFGAERGVRVIRGSEDDVLSRFLLAARLTNADAIVRLTADCPLLDPQIISQVVSIWRQDQAVDYVSTTQPRSLPRGLDVELVRASALLAADARTEPHHRAHVTSAVYEEGAGFVTGSLTFKPTYDHFRVTLDTDEDAQLLDALVAKCGTDIPSWRGILRVLEENPEIVALNAHIEQKPLTEG; this is encoded by the coding sequence ATGAGCCTGCCCGCCCCGAACACCCAGCAGATCAAGCGGCTGAATATCGCGGACGCCCCGCGGGTTGTCGCCGTCATTCAGGCTCGCGTGGGCTCAACCCGCCTGCGGGCCAAGGTCCTCCGGGACCTCGGCGGCATGCCGGTGCTTGAGTGGGTGCTTCGCGCGGCCAGGGCGGCGCACGGCATCAACGAGGTCGTCATCGCCACCTCGGACTCGCCGGACGACGACACGATCGAGGCGTTTGGCGCCGAGCGTGGCGTGCGCGTCATCCGCGGGTCGGAGGACGACGTCCTCTCTCGCTTCCTTCTTGCCGCGCGCCTGACGAATGCGGACGCCATTGTGCGCCTCACCGCCGACTGCCCCCTTCTTGACCCGCAGATCATCTCGCAGGTCGTGTCGATCTGGCGGCAGGATCAGGCCGTGGACTACGTCTCGACGACGCAGCCGCGCTCCCTTCCCCGCGGCCTCGACGTCGAGCTTGTCCGGGCCTCCGCCCTCCTCGCGGCCGACGCGCGGACCGAGCCCCATCACAGGGCGCACGTCACGAGCGCGGTGTACGAGGAAGGGGCGGGGTTCGTCACGGGCTCGCTCACGTTCAAGCCGACGTACGATCATTTCCGCGTCACCCTCGACACGGACGAGGACGCTCAGCTCCTCGACGCCCTCGTGGCCAAGTGCGGCACCGACATCCCCTCGTGGCGCGGCATCCTGCGTGTCCTCGAGGAGAATCCCGAGATCGTCGCGCTCAACGCGCATATCGAACAGAAACCCCTCACCGAGGGCTGA
- a CDS encoding DegT/DnrJ/EryC1/StrS family aminotransferase, with amino-acid sequence MLPYGRQDIDEADIEAVVAALRSDWLTTGPEVARFEKAISEVAGGASATTVTSGTAALHTAYAAADLAPGDEVVTTPMTFVATQSTACAFGAKMVFADIDPFTGNLDPEAAAAAVTDKTRVIATVDYAGHPVKAPEFQKLAAESGALFLEDAAHSIGSTLNGVPVGQLADLTTFSFFPTKNLTTAEGGAVVTPRADLEKRARNFKGLGMIRDPKEMRAEDEGGWFYEVQEFGLNYRLPDVLCALGTSQIARLGAAKARRQEIHDRYNAAFKGNENLTLPGVEQGAEPMWHLYPLRVEAARRRAIFDELRNRGIGVQVNYIPSYWHPVFHDMGYKRGMCPNAEEFYAQEISLPLFATLADDQVDFVIENVLEIVGS; translated from the coding sequence ATGCTTCCCTACGGGCGCCAGGACATTGACGAAGCGGACATCGAGGCTGTCGTCGCTGCGCTGCGCAGCGACTGGCTGACGACGGGCCCCGAGGTGGCGCGCTTTGAGAAGGCCATCTCCGAGGTCGCCGGCGGCGCGAGCGCCACCACGGTGACGAGCGGCACGGCCGCGCTGCATACGGCGTATGCGGCGGCCGACCTGGCGCCCGGCGACGAAGTCGTCACCACCCCCATGACGTTCGTGGCCACGCAGTCCACGGCGTGCGCGTTCGGGGCGAAGATGGTCTTCGCGGACATCGACCCGTTCACGGGCAACCTCGACCCGGAGGCGGCGGCTGCCGCGGTGACGGACAAGACGCGCGTCATCGCGACCGTCGACTACGCCGGCCACCCGGTCAAGGCCCCCGAGTTCCAGAAGCTTGCGGCGGAGTCCGGCGCGCTCTTCCTTGAGGACGCCGCGCACTCGATCGGCTCGACGCTGAACGGCGTCCCCGTCGGCCAGCTCGCGGACCTGACGACGTTCTCGTTCTTCCCCACGAAGAACCTGACGACGGCCGAGGGCGGCGCCGTGGTGACCCCGCGCGCGGATCTCGAGAAGCGCGCCCGCAACTTCAAGGGCCTCGGCATGATCCGCGACCCCAAGGAGATGCGGGCCGAGGACGAGGGCGGCTGGTTCTACGAGGTCCAGGAGTTCGGCCTCAACTACCGTCTCCCGGACGTCCTCTGCGCGCTCGGCACGAGCCAGATCGCCCGACTCGGCGCGGCCAAGGCCCGCCGCCAGGAGATCCACGACCGCTACAACGCCGCGTTCAAGGGCAACGAGAACCTCACGCTGCCCGGCGTCGAGCAGGGCGCGGAGCCCATGTGGCATCTCTACCCGCTGCGGGTGGAGGCCGCGCGCCGCCGCGCGATCTTTGACGAGCTCCGCAACCGCGGGATCGGCGTGCAGGTCAACTACATCCCGAGCTACTGGCACCCGGTCTTCCACGACATGGGCTACAAGCGCGGCATGTGCCCCAACGCTGAGGAGTTCTACGCGCAGGAGATCAGCCTGCCGCTCTTCGCCACCCTCGCCGATGACCAGGTCGACTTCGTCATCGAGAACGTCCTGGAGATTGTCGGTTCATGA
- the pseB gene encoding UDP-N-acetylglucosamine 4,6-dehydratase (inverting), which translates to MLDGASVLITGGTGSLGKALIKEILANHNVRRLAIFSRDELKQFEVRNMFGDDPRLRWFIGDIRDRHRLNRAFHGVDYVIHAAALKQVDTAEYNPFEFVETNVRGSQNVIDAAIDQGVKKVVALSTDKASSPVNLYGATKLCADRLFISGNHYAAAYDTRFCVVRYGNVMGSRGSIVPKWKAMAQAGESLGVTDFRMTRFWITIEQAVKFVLDSFEIMQGGELYVPKIPSIRITDLAKAVDENAKVHEIGIRPGEKLHEEMIAADDSRRTISVGDRYIVEPHLEGWGYKRPEGAETVKDGWSYQSDGNERFLSVEELREMFKAEGL; encoded by the coding sequence ATGCTGGACGGTGCATCGGTTTTGATCACAGGCGGTACCGGATCGCTCGGAAAGGCCCTGATCAAGGAGATCCTGGCGAACCACAACGTCCGCCGGCTGGCGATCTTCAGCCGCGACGAGCTCAAGCAGTTCGAGGTCCGCAACATGTTCGGCGACGACCCGCGTCTGCGCTGGTTCATCGGCGACATCCGTGACCGCCACCGCCTCAACCGCGCTTTCCACGGCGTCGACTACGTGATCCACGCGGCCGCCCTCAAGCAGGTCGACACGGCGGAGTACAACCCGTTCGAGTTCGTCGAGACGAACGTCCGGGGATCCCAGAACGTCATCGACGCCGCGATCGACCAGGGCGTCAAGAAGGTCGTGGCCCTCTCCACGGACAAGGCCTCCAGCCCGGTGAACCTCTACGGCGCCACGAAGCTCTGCGCCGACCGCCTCTTCATCTCGGGCAACCACTACGCCGCGGCCTACGACACCCGCTTCTGCGTGGTCCGCTACGGCAACGTCATGGGCTCGCGCGGCTCGATCGTGCCGAAGTGGAAGGCGATGGCCCAGGCCGGCGAGTCCCTCGGTGTCACGGACTTCCGCATGACCCGCTTCTGGATCACCATTGAGCAGGCCGTGAAGTTCGTCCTCGACTCCTTCGAGATCATGCAGGGCGGCGAGCTCTACGTGCCGAAGATCCCCTCGATCCGCATCACGGACCTCGCCAAGGCTGTCGACGAGAACGCCAAGGTCCACGAGATCGGCATCCGCCCGGGCGAGAAGCTCCACGAGGAGATGATCGCCGCCGACGACTCGCGCCGCACGATCTCCGTGGGGGACCGCTACATCGTCGAGCCGCACCTCGAGGGCTGGGGCTACAAGCGCCCCGAGGGCGCCGAGACGGTCAAGGACGGCTGGAGCTACCAGTCGGACGGCAACGAGCGCTTCCTCTCCGTTGAGGAGCTGCGCGAGATGTTCAAGGCGGAGGGCCTCTAA
- a CDS encoding glycosyltransferase family 2 protein: protein MTIDVMFPYYGDVAMMKAAVDSVLAQTHRDFVLTIVDDGYPDETLPAYFEDLVARDDRVVYHRNEKNLGANGNYRKCVGLVKHDVVVIMGADDIMLPNYLETIARGFESFDVDIIQPGIEVIDEKGSVYLPLVDRIKAGMRRALVGGASQAVLEGEPLAANLVDGNWLYFPSVAWKAEAITRHNFREGYDVVQDLALALDVIMDGGRLLATDTVCFQYRRHRESDSSVRALDGRRFVEERRFFDEKVTEFRALGWNAAARAAKLHVTSRLNAASLVPKVVSKRMWPGLAALARHAVRP from the coding sequence GTGACTATTGACGTCATGTTCCCGTATTACGGCGATGTCGCCATGATGAAGGCCGCCGTGGATTCGGTGCTCGCCCAGACGCACCGGGATTTTGTTCTGACCATCGTTGACGACGGATACCCGGACGAGACTCTCCCCGCCTATTTCGAGGACCTTGTCGCACGGGACGACCGTGTGGTCTACCACCGCAACGAGAAGAACCTCGGCGCGAACGGGAACTACCGGAAGTGCGTTGGCCTCGTGAAGCATGACGTCGTCGTCATCATGGGGGCGGATGACATCATGCTCCCGAATTACCTCGAGACCATTGCCCGCGGCTTCGAGTCCTTTGACGTCGACATCATCCAGCCCGGCATTGAGGTCATTGACGAGAAGGGCAGCGTGTACCTGCCGCTTGTCGACCGGATCAAGGCCGGCATGCGCCGAGCCCTCGTCGGCGGCGCCTCCCAGGCCGTTCTCGAGGGCGAGCCGCTGGCCGCGAACCTCGTGGACGGCAACTGGCTCTACTTCCCGTCGGTGGCCTGGAAGGCCGAGGCGATCACGCGCCACAACTTCCGCGAGGGCTATGACGTCGTCCAGGACCTCGCGCTCGCGCTCGACGTCATCATGGACGGCGGACGGCTCCTCGCCACGGACACGGTCTGCTTCCAGTACCGCCGCCACCGCGAGTCCGACAGCTCGGTGCGTGCCCTCGACGGCCGCCGCTTCGTCGAGGAGCGCCGCTTCTTCGACGAGAAGGTCACCGAGTTCCGCGCCCTCGGCTGGAACGCTGCGGCCCGCGCCGCGAAGCTTCACGTGACGTCGCGGCTCAACGCCGCTTCGCTCGTGCCCAAGGTGGTCTCCAAGCGCATGTGGCCCGGCCTCGCTGCGCTCGCGAGGCACGCGGTGCGCCCGTAG